The following coding sequences are from one Sulfitobacter sp. HNIBRBA3233 window:
- a CDS encoding HD domain-containing protein, which yields MTARLDRQVAFLNEADKLKSVVRGTTLCDASRYENSAEHSWHLTLYALVLADQAGPEVDINRVLRMLILHDLVEIDAGDNPIFGDHDVSQMQAQEAAAADRIFGLLPDDLRDELRPIWEEFEAAETPSAQFAKSLDRFQPPMQNLVSGGGSWTDYDVSEDQIAQKVGTKIARGAPALWDYARTRISAFFAARAS from the coding sequence ATGACGGCGCGGCTCGACCGGCAGGTTGCGTTTCTGAACGAGGCCGACAAGCTCAAGTCGGTTGTCCGCGGGACCACCCTGTGTGACGCGTCGAGATACGAAAATTCGGCCGAGCATTCGTGGCACCTGACCCTCTATGCGCTGGTGCTGGCGGATCAGGCGGGACCGGAGGTCGACATCAATCGCGTGCTGCGGATGCTCATCCTGCACGATCTGGTGGAGATCGACGCAGGCGACAATCCGATCTTCGGCGATCACGACGTCAGCCAGATGCAGGCTCAGGAAGCGGCCGCTGCCGACCGTATCTTCGGGCTGTTGCCCGACGATCTGCGCGACGAGTTGCGCCCGATCTGGGAAGAATTCGAAGCCGCCGAAACCCCGAGCGCGCAATTCGCCAAATCGCTCGACAGGTTCCAGCCGCCGATGCAAAATCTGGTGTCGGGCGGTGGCAGCTGGACCGACTACGACGTGAGCGAAGACCAGATCGCGCAGAAGGTCGGGACAAAGATCGCACGGGGCGCACCTGCGCTCTGGGACTACGCCCGCACTCGCATCAGCGCCTTTTTCGCCGCGCGCGCATCGTGA
- a CDS encoding SMR family transporter: MPVYVALALAVLTETIGTTALQASQQFTRLWPSVLVVVSYALSFYFMAVALKSLPVGIVYALWSGLGIVLISAMGYFIYGQKLDLPALLGLGLIIAGIAVIHLYSATTPH; the protein is encoded by the coding sequence GTGCCAGTCTATGTCGCCCTTGCCCTTGCGGTGCTGACCGAAACAATCGGGACGACCGCGCTGCAAGCCAGCCAGCAGTTCACGCGGCTCTGGCCGTCGGTTCTGGTTGTCGTGTCCTATGCGCTGTCGTTCTATTTCATGGCTGTCGCGCTGAAATCGCTGCCGGTGGGCATTGTCTACGCGCTCTGGTCGGGGCTGGGGATCGTGCTGATCTCGGCGATGGGCTATTTCATCTACGGCCAGAAGCTTGATCTGCCGGCGCTTCTGGGTCTGGGGCTGATCATCGCGGGGATCGCGGTGATACATCTTTACTCCGCCACCACCCCGCACTGA
- a CDS encoding mechanosensitive ion channel family protein, whose product MDLNLTALWENLPAPLRDQLEGYTVGFWSVLPQLILSVVFLIFVWGVVRLVQFMLPKMLRRARVRRGLRDVVIMLVTVGIWLFGTLIAVTIAFPTITPGRALTALGVGGVAIGFAFKDVFENFLAGVLLLIREPFSIDDYIECEDIEGQVEEITIRDTHVRQTDGQLVVAPNAMFFKNPVTIRTARDVRRTTIICGVAYGEDVDAAREVIAQAVRGVDAVRDDVKDVQIFAQEFADSSINFEVTWWTGSRPIDIRSSRDKVVSAVKRALDDAGIEIPFPYRTMTFKEPLSIHRDPDRDQAPGDSAQADAR is encoded by the coding sequence ATGGATTTGAATCTGACCGCGCTTTGGGAGAATCTTCCCGCCCCGCTTCGTGACCAGTTGGAAGGCTATACCGTCGGCTTCTGGTCCGTCCTGCCGCAATTGATCCTGTCCGTGGTGTTCCTGATCTTCGTCTGGGGCGTTGTCAGGTTGGTTCAGTTCATGCTGCCGAAAATGCTGCGCCGCGCGCGCGTGCGCCGGGGCCTGCGCGACGTGGTGATCATGCTTGTCACCGTGGGCATCTGGCTGTTCGGCACATTGATCGCCGTGACCATCGCCTTTCCCACGATCACACCGGGCCGCGCGCTGACCGCGCTCGGGGTCGGCGGTGTCGCCATCGGTTTTGCCTTCAAGGATGTGTTCGAAAACTTTCTCGCCGGTGTTCTGCTGCTGATCCGGGAGCCGTTTTCCATCGACGACTATATCGAATGCGAGGACATCGAGGGACAGGTCGAGGAGATCACGATCCGCGATACCCATGTGCGCCAGACGGACGGGCAGCTTGTCGTGGCCCCGAACGCGATGTTTTTCAAGAATCCGGTCACCATCCGCACGGCGCGCGACGTGCGCCGGACCACGATCATCTGCGGCGTTGCCTACGGCGAGGATGTCGATGCCGCCCGCGAGGTGATCGCGCAGGCGGTGCGCGGTGTCGATGCCGTGCGCGACGATGTGAAAGACGTCCAGATCTTCGCACAGGAGTTTGCCGACAGCTCGATCAATTTCGAGGTGACGTGGTGGACAGGCTCCCGCCCCATCGACATCCGGTCGAGCCGTGACAAGGTCGTCTCGGCCGTGAAACGCGCATTGGACGACGCGGGAATCGAGATCCCCTTCCCCTACCGCACGATGACATTCAAGGAACCCCTGTCGATCCACCGCGACCCCGATCGCGACCAGGCGCCCGGCGACAGCGCGCAAGCCGACGCCCGGTAA
- a CDS encoding NADP-dependent isocitrate dehydrogenase — MSKIKVENPVVELDGDEMTRIIWDFIKKKLILPYLDVDLKYYDLGIEARDETEDQITIDAAEAIKKYGVGVKCATITPDEARVEEFGLKKMWRSPNGTIRNILGGVVFREPIICSNVPRLVPGWTQPIVIGRHAFGDQYRATDMKFPGPGKLSMKFVGEDGTVEEHEVFDAPSSGVFMSMYNLDKSIEDFARASFNYGLKRGYPVYLSTKNTIMKQYDGQFMLIFQRIFDAEFAEQFKEAGLTYEHRLIDDMVASAMKWSGGYVWACKNYDGDVQSDTVAQGFGSLGLMTSQLMTPDGKIVEAEAAHGTVTRHYRQHQKGEETSTNSIASIYAWTGGLKHRGKLDGNAALTNFAETLEKTVVDTVESGFMTKDLALLVGPDQKWLTTMGFLEKVDENLNKALQG; from the coding sequence ATGTCAAAGATCAAAGTCGAAAATCCTGTCGTCGAACTCGACGGCGACGAGATGACCCGGATCATCTGGGATTTCATCAAGAAGAAACTGATCCTTCCCTATCTGGATGTCGATCTGAAGTACTACGATCTTGGCATCGAGGCCCGCGACGAGACCGAAGACCAGATCACCATCGACGCTGCCGAAGCGATCAAGAAATACGGCGTCGGCGTCAAATGCGCGACCATCACCCCGGACGAAGCACGGGTCGAGGAATTCGGCCTCAAGAAGATGTGGCGCTCGCCCAACGGCACGATCCGCAACATCCTCGGCGGTGTGGTCTTCCGTGAGCCGATCATCTGCTCGAACGTGCCGCGCCTTGTCCCCGGCTGGACCCAGCCCATCGTCATCGGCCGCCACGCCTTCGGCGACCAGTACCGCGCCACGGACATGAAATTCCCCGGACCGGGCAAGCTGTCGATGAAATTCGTTGGCGAAGACGGCACCGTGGAAGAGCACGAAGTGTTCGACGCCCCCTCTTCGGGCGTGTTCATGTCGATGTACAACCTCGACAAGAGCATCGAGGACTTTGCCCGCGCCTCCTTCAACTACGGTCTCAAGCGCGGCTATCCGGTGTATCTGTCGACCAAGAACACCATCATGAAGCAGTACGATGGCCAGTTCATGCTGATCTTCCAGCGCATCTTTGACGCCGAGTTCGCGGAGCAGTTCAAGGAAGCGGGCCTGACCTACGAGCACCGCCTGATCGACGACATGGTCGCATCGGCGATGAAATGGTCCGGCGGTTACGTCTGGGCGTGCAAGAACTACGACGGCGACGTGCAGTCCGACACCGTGGCACAGGGCTTTGGCTCGCTCGGCCTGATGACCAGCCAGCTGATGACCCCCGATGGCAAGATCGTCGAGGCAGAAGCGGCGCACGGCACCGTGACACGCCACTACCGCCAGCACCAGAAGGGCGAAGAGACATCGACCAACTCCATCGCGTCGATCTACGCGTGGACCGGCGGTCTCAAGCACCGTGGCAAGCTCGACGGCAATGCGGCACTGACCAACTTTGCCGAAACGCTGGAGAAAACAGTCGTGGATACCGTCGAAAGCGGCTTCATGACGAAAGACCTCGCGCTGCTGGTCGGCCCCGACCAGAAGTGGCTGACCACGATGGGTTTCCTCGAAAAAGTCGACGAAAACCTCAACAAGGCGCTTCAGGGCTGA
- a CDS encoding alpha/beta hydrolase, producing MPEVIFPGPEGRLEGRYHPQRERDAPIAIVLHPHPQFGGTMNHKVVYNLHYAFYKMGFTVLRFNFRGVGRSQGEYDQGVGELSDAASALDYLQSMNNNSKHCWVAGFSFGAWIGMQLLMRRPEITGFISVAPPANMYDFSFLAPCPASGLIINGTGDRVAPPADTIGLVNKLHEQKGITITHEQVEGAGHFFEEPHMDTLIDTTTQYVRRRLTESSR from the coding sequence ATGCCAGAGGTGATTTTTCCCGGACCAGAAGGCCGCCTCGAAGGCCGCTACCATCCCCAGCGCGAACGTGACGCGCCGATCGCCATCGTGCTGCACCCGCATCCGCAATTCGGCGGGACGATGAATCACAAGGTCGTCTACAACCTGCACTACGCTTTCTACAAGATGGGCTTCACCGTGCTGCGGTTCAATTTCCGCGGTGTCGGGCGCAGCCAGGGCGAATACGACCAAGGCGTGGGCGAGCTTTCGGATGCGGCATCCGCGCTCGATTACCTGCAATCGATGAACAATAATTCCAAGCATTGCTGGGTCGCCGGATTCTCCTTCGGCGCGTGGATAGGCATGCAGCTTCTGATGCGCCGCCCCGAGATCACCGGCTTCATCTCGGTCGCCCCGCCCGCCAACATGTACGATTTCTCGTTCCTCGCCCCCTGCCCCGCCTCCGGCCTGATCATCAACGGCACCGGTGACCGCGTGGCACCGCCGGCGGATACGATCGGTCTGGTCAACAAGCTGCACGAGCAGAAGGGCATCACCATCACCCACGAGCAGGTCGAGGGCGCGGGCCACTTCTTTGAAGAGCCGCATATGGACACGCTGATCGACACCACGACGCAATATGTGCGCCGCCGCCTGACCGAAAGCAGCCGCTGA
- the sufB gene encoding Fe-S cluster assembly protein SufB — protein sequence MSLDEQNVKEGVDQETVDAVREVGGAYKHGWSTDIEMEYAPKGLNPDIVKLISEKNEEPQWMTDWRLEAYERWLTKKEPKWAMVDYPEIDFQEQYYYARPKSMMVKPKSLDEVDPKLLATYSKLGIPLQEQKILAGVEGAGEMPAESRKVAVDAVFDSVSVGTTFQKELREAGVIFCSISEAIRDHPELVKKYLGSVVPVSDNYYATLNSAVFSDGSFVYVPPGVRCPMELSTYFRINAENTGQFERTLIIADKGSYVSYLEGCTAPQRDEAQLHAAVVEIIVEEDAEVKYSTVQNWYPGDENGKGGIYNFVTKRADCRGDRAKVMWTQVETGSAVTWKYPSCILRGDDSQGEFYSIAIANNMQQADTGTKMVHLGKRTKSRIVSKGISAGKAQNTYRGLVSMHPKAKESRNYTQCDSLLIGDKCGAHTVPYIEVRNNSSRVEHEATTSKVDDDQLFYCRSRGMDEEEAVALVVNGFCKDVLQALPMEFAMEAQALVAISLEGSVG from the coding sequence ATGAGCTTGGACGAGCAAAACGTAAAAGAGGGTGTGGATCAGGAAACCGTCGACGCGGTGCGCGAGGTTGGCGGCGCCTACAAACACGGCTGGTCGACCGATATCGAGATGGAATATGCGCCCAAGGGCCTGAACCCCGATATCGTCAAGCTGATCTCGGAGAAGAACGAAGAGCCGCAGTGGATGACCGACTGGCGTCTGGAAGCCTATGAGCGCTGGCTGACCAAGAAAGAACCCAAATGGGCCATGGTCGATTATCCCGAAATCGATTTTCAGGAGCAGTATTACTACGCCCGGCCCAAGAGCATGATGGTCAAGCCCAAGTCGCTGGACGAGGTCGACCCGAAGCTTCTGGCGACCTACAGCAAGCTGGGCATCCCTCTGCAGGAGCAGAAGATCCTTGCCGGTGTCGAAGGCGCGGGCGAGATGCCGGCGGAGTCGCGCAAGGTCGCCGTGGACGCGGTTTTCGATTCCGTTTCGGTGGGCACCACCTTCCAGAAAGAGCTGCGCGAGGCGGGGGTTATTTTCTGCTCGATCTCCGAGGCGATCCGCGACCATCCCGAACTGGTGAAGAAATACCTCGGATCGGTCGTGCCGGTATCGGACAACTACTACGCGACGCTGAACTCCGCAGTCTTTTCGGACGGATCGTTCGTCTACGTGCCGCCCGGCGTGCGCTGCCCGATGGAGCTGTCGACCTATTTCCGCATCAACGCCGAGAACACCGGCCAGTTCGAGCGGACGCTTATCATTGCGGACAAGGGGTCTTATGTCTCCTACCTCGAAGGGTGTACCGCCCCGCAGCGTGACGAGGCGCAGCTGCACGCAGCCGTCGTCGAGATCATCGTCGAGGAAGACGCGGAGGTGAAGTATTCCACGGTCCAGAACTGGTATCCGGGCGACGAGAACGGCAAGGGCGGGATCTATAACTTCGTGACCAAACGTGCCGATTGCCGCGGCGACCGGGCCAAGGTGATGTGGACGCAGGTCGAAACGGGGTCCGCGGTGACGTGGAAGTACCCCAGCTGCATCCTGCGCGGGGACGACAGCCAGGGCGAGTTCTACTCCATCGCCATCGCCAACAACATGCAGCAGGCCGATACCGGCACCAAGATGGTGCATCTGGGCAAGCGGACCAAGTCGCGCATCGTGTCCAAGGGGATCAGTGCCGGCAAGGCGCAGAACACCTATCGCGGCCTCGTGTCGATGCACCCCAAGGCCAAGGAATCGCGCAACTATACCCAGTGCGACAGCCTGCTGATCGGGGACAAATGCGGCGCGCATACGGTGCCCTACATCGAGGTGCGCAACAACTCGAGCCGCGTTGAGCATGAAGCGACCACATCGAAGGTGGACGACGACCAGCTGTTCTATTGCCGCTCGCGCGGGATGGACGAGGAAGAGGCCGTGGCCCTTGTCGTCAACGGGTTCTGCAAGGACGTGCTTCAGGCGCTGCCGATGGAATTCGCGATGGAAGCGCAGGCGCTGGTGGCCATCTCGCTCGAAGGGTCTGTCGGGTGA
- a CDS encoding cysteine desulfurase family protein: protein MTRVYLDHNATTPLRAPARDAMVAAMDVVGNPSSVHAEGRAAKMLVEAARAQVSELVGCRPQQVIFTSSATEAAALAAAQRARHGGVFAALPTEHDCLSVWSDRPLEALHDRDGQPSAQGEERLREALVALAAGSAEQGPVALVAISAANSETGIMQPEARVVGSANAVGGDRPMPAYSTVCDITQMAGKMPVVYDDVTPSYAILSAHKLGGPKGVGALINFTADDPEPLLRGGGQEMNRRSGTENVIGIAGFGAAAEAASRDVASGRWEEVAQFRNILEKTIAAASPETIFVGNGATRLPNTSCMVTPGWKGETQVMQMDLGGFAISAGSACSSGKVKASKVLGAMGYSEAQAASAIRVSLGLETTQDEVMRFAERWIAQYEKHAKRAA from the coding sequence ATGACGCGGGTGTATCTGGATCACAACGCGACTACACCGCTGCGCGCACCGGCGCGGGACGCGATGGTTGCCGCGATGGATGTGGTGGGCAACCCGTCTTCCGTCCACGCCGAAGGGCGCGCGGCGAAGATGCTGGTCGAAGCCGCGCGTGCACAGGTGTCTGAACTGGTCGGATGCCGCCCGCAACAGGTGATCTTCACCTCTTCGGCGACAGAGGCCGCGGCACTGGCCGCCGCGCAGCGCGCCCGCCACGGCGGTGTTTTCGCAGCCCTGCCAACGGAGCACGATTGCCTGTCGGTCTGGAGCGACCGACCGCTTGAAGCGCTGCACGACCGGGACGGGCAACCGTCGGCTCAGGGCGAAGAACGACTGCGCGAGGCCCTTGTCGCACTGGCCGCCGGATCGGCAGAGCAGGGACCGGTGGCGCTTGTGGCCATTTCTGCGGCCAACAGCGAAACCGGGATCATGCAGCCCGAGGCCCGTGTCGTGGGCAGCGCGAATGCTGTCGGGGGCGACCGGCCGATGCCTGCCTATTCGACGGTCTGCGATATCACCCAGATGGCCGGCAAGATGCCGGTGGTCTACGATGATGTGACACCCTCCTACGCGATCCTGTCGGCACACAAGCTTGGCGGCCCGAAGGGGGTCGGCGCGTTGATCAATTTCACCGCCGACGATCCGGAGCCTTTGTTGCGCGGCGGCGGGCAGGAGATGAACCGCCGCTCGGGCACGGAGAACGTGATCGGCATCGCCGGGTTCGGCGCCGCCGCCGAGGCCGCGAGCCGCGATGTGGCCTCGGGCCGCTGGGAAGAAGTGGCCCAGTTTAGAAATATTCTAGAAAAGACCATTGCGGCTGCCTCTCCAGAGACTATTTTTGTCGGGAATGGCGCGACACGCCTGCCCAACACCAGCTGCATGGTGACGCCCGGATGGAAGGGCGAGACGCAAGTGATGCAGATGGATCTGGGCGGCTTCGCGATTTCCGCCGGGTCCGCGTGCTCCAGCGGGAAGGTGAAGGCATCGAAGGTGCTGGGCGCGATGGGATACAGCGAAGCGCAGGCCGCCTCGGCGATCCGCGTCTCGCTGGGGTTGGAAACGACGCAAGACGAGGTTATGCGGTTCGCTGAACGCTGGATCGCGCAATACGAAAAACACGCAAAGCGGGCGGCATGA
- a CDS encoding DUF6356 family protein → MINRIFLEHPASVDESFLEHMAFAGKFSGKLFLAGGAALVHAFIPCLFEKTASTIIAELYAKTHNRGA, encoded by the coding sequence ATGATCAACCGTATTTTTCTTGAACACCCCGCATCCGTGGACGAGAGCTTTCTGGAGCATATGGCGTTTGCCGGAAAATTCTCGGGCAAGCTGTTTCTGGCGGGCGGTGCGGCGCTGGTGCATGCGTTCATCCCCTGCCTGTTCGAGAAGACGGCCAGCACGATCATCGCGGAGCTCTACGCCAAAACGCATAATCGCGGCGCCTGA
- a CDS encoding YitT family protein, whose protein sequence is MQRTSGNAVPHTKLDDAQGLSVGVFLCSLGLHILTSAGLITGQTAGVAVILSYFTGYSFGTVFFVINLPFYLLAWKRLGAEFTIKSLVSVTALSVVTELIPLGITIESLHPAFAALAFGSTVGLGLLAMFRHNGSLGGLGVVALMVQDTTGFRAGWVQLMFDAVIFGTALFLFPATVVFYSLLGAVVLNLIIAINHRRDRYRAT, encoded by the coding sequence ATGCAGCGGACCTCCGGCAACGCCGTCCCCCACACCAAGCTAGACGATGCACAGGGCCTGTCGGTGGGTGTGTTCCTGTGCAGCCTTGGCTTGCACATCCTGACGAGCGCGGGGTTGATTACCGGCCAGACCGCCGGTGTTGCCGTCATCCTGTCCTACTTCACCGGGTATTCCTTCGGCACGGTGTTTTTCGTCATCAACCTTCCGTTCTACCTGCTGGCGTGGAAGCGGCTGGGTGCCGAGTTCACCATCAAATCGCTGGTGTCGGTCACGGCCCTGTCGGTTGTGACCGAACTGATCCCGCTGGGCATCACGATCGAAAGCCTGCATCCCGCCTTTGCCGCCCTCGCCTTCGGCTCGACCGTGGGGCTCGGGTTGCTGGCGATGTTCCGGCACAACGGATCGCTCGGCGGTCTGGGCGTGGTGGCGCTGATGGTGCAGGACACGACAGGCTTTCGCGCCGGTTGGGTGCAGCTGATGTTCGACGCCGTGATTTTCGGCACGGCGCTGTTTCTATTCCCTGCGACGGTGGTGTTCTATTCGCTGCTGGGGGCGGTTGTGCTGAACCTGATCATCGCGATCAACCACCGCCGCGACAGGTATCGCGCGACCTGA
- a CDS encoding Lrp/AsnC family transcriptional regulator: MNDIDEIDRRLVVALQRDAGQSLEVLGETVGLSRNACWRRIRALEQANIITGRIVTVDAARLGFGLQVFMQVRTNAHAPDWLEKFSNATRAMPEIQGVYRMSGDLDYLIRARVADMAGYDALYQRLIRKVPLSDVSASFVMEEIKETAQLPL, encoded by the coding sequence ATGAATGATATCGATGAAATAGACCGCCGTTTGGTGGTCGCTTTGCAGCGTGACGCAGGGCAATCGCTAGAGGTGCTCGGCGAAACGGTTGGCCTGTCGCGCAACGCCTGCTGGCGGCGGATCCGCGCGCTGGAGCAGGCCAATATCATCACCGGCCGGATCGTGACGGTGGATGCCGCGCGGCTGGGCTTCGGGTTGCAGGTGTTCATGCAGGTGCGCACCAATGCCCACGCGCCGGACTGGCTCGAAAAATTTTCGAACGCGACCAGGGCGATGCCGGAGATACAAGGCGTCTACCGGATGAGCGGTGATCTCGATTACCTCATTCGCGCACGGGTTGCGGACATGGCGGGGTATGACGCGCTCTACCAGCGGCTGATCCGCAAGGTGCCGCTTTCGGATGTGTCCGCCAGCTTCGTGATGGAAGAAATCAAGGAAACAGCGCAACTGCCGTTGTAG
- a CDS encoding heavy metal-binding domain-containing protein, protein MILTTTNTVEGQKITAYHGIVVGEAIMGANIVRDLFARVTDIVGGRSGQYENKLRDAREAAMREIKEECYHVGGNAIVGMDIDYEIISDSMMMVSVSGTAVTLG, encoded by the coding sequence ATGATTCTGACCACCACGAACACTGTCGAAGGCCAGAAGATTACCGCCTACCACGGCATCGTGGTGGGAGAGGCAATCATGGGCGCCAACATCGTGCGTGATCTTTTTGCGCGCGTGACAGACATCGTCGGCGGACGGTCGGGCCAGTACGAGAACAAGCTGCGCGATGCGCGCGAGGCGGCGATGCGCGAGATCAAGGAAGAATGCTATCACGTAGGCGGCAATGCCATCGTCGGCATGGACATCGATTACGAGATCATCTCGGACAGCATGATGATGGTGTCGGTTTCCGGCACGGCGGTCACGCTGGGCTGA
- the typA gene encoding translational GTPase TypA, whose amino-acid sequence MELRNIAIIAHVDHGKTTLVDELLKQSGTYRENQATTERAMDSNDLERERGITIFAKPTSVEWKGVRVNIVDTPGHADFGGEVERILSMVDGVVLLVDAAEGPMPQTKFVTSKALKLGLRPIVVLNKVDKPDAEPDRALDECFDLFANLDATEEQLDFPHMYASGRSGWADHTLDGKRDGLDALFDLIIEHVPAPAQVAQRDAPFTMLATTLGADPFLGRMLTGRVESGTLKSGQSIKAMSRDGKLIENFRATKILAFRGLEQTTIEVAEAGDIVSIAGMTKATVADTLADPSVNEAIPAQPIDPPTITVTFGINDSPLAGRDGKKVQSRVIRERLHKEAESNVAIKISDTPGGEAFEVAGRGELQMGVLIENMRREGFELSISRPQVLFQDIDGVRHEPIEEATIDVDDEYSGAVIEKLTGARRGELVEMKPAGAGKTRIVAHVPSRGLIGYHGEFLTDTRGTGVLNRVFHGWAPHKGPIPGRRAGVLISMENGTSVAYALWNLEERGKMMIGAQADVYTGMIIGEHSRENDLEVNPLKGKKLTNVRASGTDEAVRLTTPMSLSLEEAIAYIDDDELVEVTPNAVRLRKRYLDPHERKRMAKAG is encoded by the coding sequence ATGGAACTGCGCAACATCGCAATCATCGCTCACGTTGACCACGGCAAGACGACGCTGGTGGACGAGCTTCTCAAGCAATCCGGTACCTACCGTGAAAACCAGGCGACGACCGAACGCGCCATGGACAGCAACGATCTGGAGCGCGAGCGCGGCATCACGATCTTTGCCAAGCCGACGTCGGTCGAATGGAAAGGCGTGCGTGTCAATATCGTCGACACCCCCGGCCACGCCGATTTCGGCGGCGAGGTCGAGCGGATCCTGTCGATGGTTGACGGGGTCGTTCTGCTGGTCGACGCAGCGGAAGGCCCGATGCCCCAGACCAAATTCGTGACCTCCAAGGCGCTGAAACTGGGCCTGCGGCCCATCGTCGTGCTCAACAAGGTCGACAAGCCGGATGCCGAACCCGACCGTGCACTGGACGAATGTTTCGATCTTTTCGCCAACCTCGACGCTACCGAAGAGCAGCTTGATTTCCCGCATATGTATGCGTCGGGCCGCTCGGGCTGGGCCGATCATACGCTGGACGGCAAGCGTGACGGGCTTGATGCGCTGTTCGATCTCATCATCGAACACGTGCCCGCCCCCGCACAGGTCGCGCAGCGCGATGCGCCCTTCACCATGCTGGCCACCACGCTGGGCGCCGATCCGTTCTTGGGGCGGATGCTGACGGGGCGCGTCGAATCCGGCACGCTGAAATCCGGCCAGTCGATCAAGGCGATGTCGCGCGACGGCAAGCTGATCGAGAATTTCCGCGCGACCAAGATCCTCGCCTTCCGCGGTCTTGAGCAAACCACCATCGAGGTCGCCGAGGCCGGCGATATCGTCTCGATCGCGGGCATGACGAAAGCCACCGTGGCCGACACGCTGGCGGACCCGTCCGTGAACGAAGCGATTCCCGCGCAGCCCATCGATCCGCCGACCATCACCGTGACATTCGGCATCAACGACAGCCCGCTGGCGGGCCGCGACGGCAAGAAGGTGCAGTCCCGCGTGATCCGCGAACGCCTGCACAAGGAAGCCGAAAGCAACGTCGCGATCAAGATTTCCGACACCCCCGGCGGAGAAGCCTTCGAAGTCGCGGGCCGTGGCGAATTGCAGATGGGCGTTCTGATCGAGAACATGCGCCGCGAGGGATTCGAGCTTTCGATCTCGCGCCCGCAGGTGCTGTTCCAGGACATCGACGGTGTCCGCCATGAGCCGATCGAAGAAGCCACCATCGACGTGGACGACGAATACTCCGGCGCGGTCATCGAAAAGCTGACCGGTGCACGGCGCGGCGAACTGGTCGAGATGAAACCGGCCGGTGCGGGCAAGACACGCATCGTCGCGCATGTCCCTTCGCGCGGGCTGATCGGATATCACGGTGAATTCCTGACAGACACGCGCGGCACCGGTGTTCTGAACCGCGTGTTCCACGGCTGGGCCCCGCACAAGGGTCCGATCCCGGGCCGTCGCGCGGGCGTTCTGATCTCGATGGAAAACGGTACCTCGGTTGCCTATGCCCTGTGGAACCTCGAAGAGCGCGGCAAGATGATGATCGGCGCGCAGGCAGACGTCTACACCGGCATGATCATCGGCGAACACAGCCGCGAGAACGATCTGGAAGTGAACCCGCTGAAGGGCAAGAAACTGACCAACGTGCGTGCCTCCGGCACGGACGAGGCCGTTCGCCTGACCACTCCCATGAGCCTGTCTCTGGAAGAGGCGATTGCCTATATTGACGATGACGAACTGGTTGAGGTGACCCCGAATGCCGTGCGTCTGCGCAAGCGCTACCTCGATCCGCACGAGCGCAAGCGGATGGCCAAGGCGGGCTGA
- a CDS encoding Rrf2 family transcriptional regulator, translated as MKLSTKGRYAMVALADIALQPAGELVSLGDIAERQQVSLPYLEQLFVKLRRADLVHSVRGPGGGYRLARPAAEIRVVDILRAVDETVDAMHKGAGASGGLSGSRAQSLTNRLWQGLSAHVYVFLHQTRLSDVIENELTPCPAVPNLFAVVDE; from the coding sequence ATGAAGCTATCGACAAAAGGCCGCTATGCGATGGTGGCGCTTGCGGATATCGCGCTGCAGCCGGCCGGCGAGCTGGTATCGCTTGGCGATATTGCGGAGCGTCAGCAGGTGTCCTTGCCCTACCTCGAACAGCTTTTCGTGAAACTGCGCCGCGCCGATCTGGTGCATTCGGTGCGCGGCCCCGGCGGCGGATACCGTCTGGCACGGCCCGCGGCCGAAATCAGGGTCGTCGACATCCTGCGGGCGGTGGATGAAACCGTAGACGCGATGCACAAGGGCGCGGGTGCCTCCGGCGGTCTGTCGGGCAGCCGCGCGCAGTCGCTGACCAACCGTCTGTGGCAGGGGCTGTCGGCGCATGTCTACGTGTTCCTGCACCAGACGCGGCTTTCGGATGTGATCGAGAACGAACTGACGCCCTGTCCGGCGGTGCCGAACCTGTTTGCCGTGGTGGACGAATGA